The sequence GGACCGCCGCAGCCGCACGCCGCCTCCCGCGCCCGGCGCCCCGGCCCCGTTCACCAGCGCCTCGGCCGCGGGCACCGACGCGCGGGCTCCGGGGCCCTCCGCCGGGGCCTCCGCAGAGCGCGCCTCCTGGGCGGCCTCGGCCCCTTGGTCCTTGGAAGCCTCCTCGGGGGCCGCCCCTTCCCCGCGGCTCGCGGCCTCCTTCGGCTCCTTGGGCTCCTCGGGCGACTCTGCCCGGTGCTCCCGCAGCCTCTGTGCCAGGCCACTGGCGTCCAGGTCGTCGGGCGGGCTGGACTGGGTGCTGGCTACGCGGTACGTGCCGGCCCGGCCACCGCCCTCCAGCTGCACCAGCTGCAGCTCCTGCCCCGTGCAGAAGGCGCGGATCTGGCACAGGTAGGTCATGACTATCAGCTTGTCCGGCACCGACAGCAGCACCATGTCCGCGGGCTCCAGCAGCCGGGACACGCCCAGGGCCGCGAAGCCATCGAAGGCCTAGGGACGGAGTGCTGGCGTCAGCGGTGGCAGCCGGGGTTCGTTGCCCAGCTACGCGGTGGCCCCACCCTGGACCGCCCGGGGTCCCCACGACCCGCATGCCAGGGTTTGCCTAGCAACGCCTTCACTCCCCTATTGGAGGAAGAGTAGCAACAGGGCAACGCTCGTGTAACCCAGCAACTGCACACGAAGGAGGGGGTTTGGAAAAACCAACTAGTggaaatatgctttaaaaacCCACACAACTAAACGATGGAAAATgaacaatttaaattttaaaagaccaaAAGGATAAAAGGTGGCAGAACTTCCAAAAGCCGCGGCTGGGGCCCACCAGCCCAGATTCCTCTCCCACAGACACTGGGACCGCAAGCCTGGACCTAGGGGGCTCTAGTCTAGACCAGCggtgctcaacctgtgggtcgcgacccctttgggggttgaacgaccctttcacaggggtcgcctaagaccatcggaaaacacatatataatcacatattgtttttgtgattcatcactatgctttacttatgttcaatttgtaacaatgaaaatacgtcctgcatatcagatatttacatgacgattcataacagtagcaacatgacagttatgaagtagcaacgaaaataattttatggttgggggtcaccaccacatgaggaactgtatgaaagggtcgcggcgttgggaaggttgagaaccgctgctctagaccctcCTTCCCGCCAGGCACTGCTCCCTCCCAGCTCACCTGCTTGTTGTTCTGCTTGATGTTGAGTGGGTCAAGGGAGGCATAGTCGCTGTGGAGAGAGCTCTGGTCAGAGGCTGGTCCACCCTGCCCTCCTGGCAGGCTCCCCACTTCATTCCCACCCCCTTTGGTGGCTCACATCTTGTCTGGGTAGAATCGGTGCAGGATGGCACAGAAAGCCAAACCGTTGCGCCAGGATGTAGTAAAGTTGGTGATCCGGACGCCACGGTAGCCAGCGGTGACCTCCTGGCACCACTCCAGTAGGGACTGGCTGGAGCTGACCAGGGCAGGCAGTGCCTGGGGACACAGGGATGGGCTTAGGGAATGTCAACATGTGCCCTCTGTCCCTTGGGCATAAAACAGCCCCAGCTCTGGGTTTGTCGGAGGCACCAGAGACCACTGGCCAGAGCCTTGGAGCCAGGCAAGAGTTTCCAGCTCTGGGGTTCTCTACCAAAGTCACCTAAGAGATCAGTGGCCCCCAGGCAAGATCAGAGGTCACAGCAGCCACACCTCAAGGTCAGCCCAGAAAAACCAGCTTAAGGTTGTCCCACTCCATGCAGCCCAGGGAAGACAGGGTGGGGGAGCCAGGATAtcctgagagaggaaggggtgagggggctcTTTGAAGCTGAGCCCGTCCCACCTCACCCCAGTCGACCAGGTGGGTCCATGCAGAGCCGCCGTTAGCTCAGCCCCAGGTTAGTGGAAAGCACAAGACTGGGCCCTCGGCAGCCCCCATTCCCTACCTGGCTGCCGGGCAGCCTCCTGTCCTCTTCAGGCTCCTCTGGGGAAGAGGCCCCTGAGGGCCTgggcaccccagcccctgccccactggccGCCTGCGTCTCAATCAGGCTAGCCTCAGCTTCTCTCCCCTTCTCGGTTCCCAAGACCCCAGCCTCTGCTTCCTGGGCCTCAAAAACACCAGATTGGTTCTCCGGAGGACCTAAAACTTCCACCGCTGCTTCAGGGGCCCCCCACTCCCCAGACTTGGCCTCTGAAATCCCCAAATCCCCAGCCTCCAACTCCTGGACCCTCAACACTGcagtctctgcctctgctccctggGACCTTAAAACTCTGTGCTTAGTAACTGGGGCCTTTAACGCCTCATACATGAAGCTCCCGCAGAGCCCGGTCCCTCCCTCCAGAACCCCAGAGCCCTTAGCGTTCTCAGCCTCCAAAGCGGGCCTTTCTGTCTGTGGAGTCCCCAGTCCCTCAGCCTCTGCCATTCCAACCTCTGGCCCTGAGTCCCCTGAATCCCCCATCTCTGTCTCCTGGGCCCCTGCTGTCTCAGTCCCCACCCCTGGGACCCCTGAACCCCCAGCTGCTACCTCCTGGGTCCCCAATATCTCAGCTTCTGCTGTCTCAGTCCCCACCCCTGGGACCCCTGAACCCCCAGCTGCTACCTCCTGGGTCCCCAATATCTCAGCTCCTGCTGTCTCAGTCCCCACCCCTGGGACCCCTGAACCCCCAGCTGCTACCTCCTGGGTCCCCAATATCTCAGCTTCTGCTGTCTCAGTCCCCACCCCTGGGACCCCTGGACCCTCTGCCTCTGCTTCGTGGACTCTTGCTACCTCAGATTCTATCTCGGGGACCCTTGAACCCTCAGCTGTTTTCTCCTGGGTCCCCAGTACCTTTGCCTTTGTTGTCTCAGCCTCAAACCCTGGAACCTCAGAACCTCCTACTTCTGTTTCCTGAGTCCCCGATGCCTCAGATTTTACTGCTGAGACCCCTGACCCTCCCACCTCTGTCTCCTTGGCCCCCAATATTGCAGGCTCTGCTATCTCAGCTTCTATTCTCAGTACCCCTGAGCCCCCTGTTATCACCTGGGCCCCCAATAGCTCAGTCTCTGCCACCCCCGTCTTTGTTCTCAGAACTCCTGTAGCCCCAGCCTCTGTTTCCTGGGTCTCCGGTTCCTCAGACTCTGCCATCCCAGCGGCTTCTGACTCAGGGACCCCTGATCTCACTGCCTCTGTCTCCTGGGTCCCCAAAACCTCTGATTCCATCATCCCCATCTCTGTTCCCGGGACGCTCAAGACCCCAGTTTCTGCCTCCCAGACCCCCAGATCCCTAGACATTGCCCCCTGGTCAGCTGTGGGTGGGGCTTCCTGGGGCCTGCTCACCTGGGGCCTGGTGCTTGCTGCTCCAACAGAggggccctgctccaggcctgtCCCCCCAACAccagaggccccgcccctcacctctGCACCCTCTCTCTCCTGGCCTGCAGCAGCCCTGGACCCCTCAGAGTCACTGAGATGCCTGGAATGCCCTGCAGGCTCTGCTGGGGGTGATGAGCTCTGGACAGTAGGAGCCTCATCCCGCGTCCTGACCCCTGTCCTCCCCTGAGAGGCCCTCAGAGGAGCCTCAGGAGTTCCCTTGAACCTTGCCTCAGACATCAACCCTGCAGCCTCTGGTCCCTTAGTGTCCACATGTCTCACCTCTGACCTCTGCTCAGCATCCACTTGACTAACTTCTGAACTCTCTTCAGCCTCCCCAgttctgacctctgacctcttgGTGTCCACGCCTCTGGGTCCTGACCCCTGCTCAGTGTCCACCCCACTGGCCTCTGGCCTGACCCCAATGGTGCCTTCCTCAGCCTTGACTTTCTGCCCTCCCAAAGAGTTTCTGCAGCCTCCATCCTCAACGCCTGGGCTCGGCCTGGctccctgggcctctgtcccTTCCTGAGGGCTTGCCTGGGCCTGGGTCTCCCCAGCAAAACCCACTCCTGCTGGGGGAGCCCCTGAGGCTTTGGGTGCCTCATCTTTCCCTTGGGGGACTGAGGGCCAGGGGGCATCAGAGCCTTTCCGGAGCCGGGGGGCCGGGATGGGGGCCAAATCCTGGTCTGGATGTCTTGAGGACctgaggagagagcaggagggggcGTTGGAGGAGTCATTGGCCCCCCACTCtcagccccaaccccccttcccctccgATTGCTGGGGTGCAGGAGAGGTAGGTTGGTAGAGGGAGTGCAGCTTCctaactggtcagggcatgggggtggggctggttccAAAGCTCACCTTGTCTCCAGTGGGGTTCCGGGGGGCCTTGGGGCTTCAGGCCCCACCTGGCCCCCGACTACAGTAGCTGGTTCTGACCCCTGGCcccgggaggccctggctgggggcgCAGGGACACTCACAGGGGCTGGGCTGGTATCCTCAGTACTAGacgggctggcagctggggaagaaggaaggagagcgGTGCTGAGGCCTGGGCCCCATGACTGGAGGTCCAGTCCCCATCCAACCCCGGTCTaggcctcacctgcctgccggggCTGTGCtcggccctcctcctcctcacagagTGTCTTCAGCTCCCGAGCGGGATCTGGGGAAGGGTTTGGAGGGGCAGGTTCAGCTCAAGGCAGAGCCCTGAAGGTCTGACCCCCTCCCTCCAACTAGAGCGCTGGGCCTACCTGGGAGCCGCCCCGGCCTGAGGGCACCGCCCCGGCCTGCGAGAAGAGACAGGCCCGAGAGtgcagagaagaagagagagaaccagGAGGACAGACAGAAAAAAAGCCTTAATAAGCTAACGGGAGGGATAAGGAAGCTGGCGACAAGCATAAGCGTGGGTGGTGAGGGTGGTGAGCGGGGACTGCagcccctctctgtgccttgggcaCAGTTGTTATAGGACAAGTACAAGGTGGGGGAGGCACCCACTCAGGGGTGGAGAGGGCCAGGGGCATGGGGACCCTGGGAACACTTCCTGCAGGACTCAGCCAAGGACCCCGGCCACCACAGGACCAGGGGCCAAGTCTGGACAACCAGGGTGGCAGGGCAGGTCAGAGCTGCCTGGGCTATAGTGAGCTCCCGTCACTGGGCGTGCACATGGCAAGTGGCTTATATATGGTCTTGGTGGCAGTCCCCGTCCACGGCCATGAGCCCACCTGGCTGGGGGGCATGAGCCCGAGCCTCAGGGGCCCCTGGACCATTAGCCTCCTCCTCGTCACTCTCAGCAAAGTCGTCCAAGTTGCCCACGTCGCTAGGTTTCACGCTCATAAGGCTCGCCAGACTCTGCATGTCATCGTCCCTGGGGGTCAGAGGTCAGGAGTAAGGGTTGGGGTCGGAGATTGAAAACTAGGGCCAAGGAGGGCGGGCAGACACTCACGTGGCACGGCCCTCTCGCAGCAGCACCCCCGAGAGGGTGAGGCTCAACTCCGCATGTACCACCTTCACCGACTTGGCCTTCAGCCGCAGCCGCAGCGGAACTTGGGCAGGCACGGGCCCCGCGTGGCGGGCCAGGTCCACCTCGGCTGAGGCCAGCACCTTCCGCTGCCCCTTGGACTCCTGTGGgccagggggagaggctgggggaatgAGTACAGTGCTGCCCCAGAGTCCCCAagaccccagcccccagcccaccaCAGGCACTCACATTTTCAATAACAAACGTCCACTCTTTGGCCTCATACTGGTCCACGTGGGGGTCCTGGGAAAAGCGGGCACAGGTGAGcacaggggctgctgggggaggggcggggccgggagaaGAGCCTGTGCTCAGAAGGTGTTGGTTGGGGCCTTCCCACGTGCTGGTCCATCCCACCTGGGCTGCCCCTAGCTTCTCCTAATCCCGCTGTCTCTCCTAGAGCCGGTGGCAGGTAAATGTGACCTCCTCCAAGAAGACCTCCTGGCCACTCAGGCTGAACAGGCAGGCCCTGCTGCAATTcttggtctcaccagtctttccTCTTTGGAGTgacagcccagcaggggagccctgtggttgcctggggctgtgATTGCCAGCCCAGTCCCTTCCATGTGGAGGGCGAGAGACTCACCCTGTACAGGGTCACGGAGATGTCCACATTCTCAGGTACCATCCACACCACGGTGCCTCGGTAAGGGTTCTGGATGCCCGGCTGCCAGCTGTGGGCCTACATTGAGCAGTCTGAGTCCTCCCCCAATCttaacccccccctccccctttgcccTTGTCTTCAACTTTGACCGCATCTTTCTCTCCATTCTGTGGATTCTGATCTGAACCGGAGTCCACGACCCCATCAGCCCTCACCCActttacccacccaccccctcacgGGCCCCACCCCTAACCTGTATCCCCAGCTAACATCTCCCCCACCTTGGAGCAGATGCGTCGGTTCCGCCGGGTCCACACCACCACCAACTTATCCGGttgcctgggaggggtgggggagaagcgGGGGGCTGCTCAGTCAGGCTGCCCAGCTTCTCCATGTCCCCCAGGGTCTACCCTCTGCCctcattcccctcccccaggagaggGCATGGACAGCCCTTATCTGAAGCcgcagggagcagggtggggctGCTGAGgcagggtggggcccagggcagaAGGGCAAAGGCCCCATGTAGGTCAGCGGGATCATAAAGACAGGGAGCAAGGGACCGCACACAGCAAGGACCCTGCAAGAGGCACAGCCCAGGCTGAAAGAAGTCCCTTCACTCACAATATGTGTGAAGTGCTTCTTAGGGTCAGAGCAGAGCAAAGCAGAGGCAGGACCCTTCTGGGCTCAGAACAACAAAGGTGGGGGGAGAATGCTaatcaagaagaaaaaggcaTTAAGCTGACTTCGTGTCGTGCCTGCACAGAGCCTCCTTAAGATTGGATGTGGGAGCAGaagcatgagtgggggagggatgGGCTGTGTGAGGGCTCCAGGTCAGTGCAAGGTCCAAGTTTGGGGGGAGGCCCTGAGTCAGAGTAGGGGGCAGGGGTGCGAGGTGGTCAGAGTCAGAGGGTCCACTGTTCTTAGACCCCCTTCCAGGCCCTTCTATGCCCAGTCCTTTGTCCTTTGCTGGGCCCAGGGACCCGGCCCTGCGTCCCACCTCTCAAACCCAGAGCCCTGGCCCCTAGCTCTGCAGGGCGCCTGGCTCCTGTGAGGGGCCTCAAGGAAGACCTCCAGGTTCTATCTAAGCTGAGCAGCATAAGCAGGGCAGACGCCGAGGGCAGGCAGAGGTGTGAGGAGACAGAGACAGTCAAGAGGAGAGTGTGCAGGGCCCAGTCCCGGGCACGGAGCTAACACATGCTGGGCCGTGAAGGAAGAGGGCCCCTTTGGGTCAGAGGGTCCACTGCTGCCAGCAGGGCCGGGTGGTTGAGGGCCTGTATCCAGCCCCCTGCCAGGGCATTTGAGCTCACCCAGTTCACTGCCCTCTGGAGTCTGAGCCAAGATAAACAGCTCACTTGTCAAACCCTGAGGGTGCTGAGACCTGGAGAGCTTGGGGGGCCAGGAAAGGTCACCCAGCTGACCCTAGAGGCCTCCAGCTCCTTTCCCCAACCCCAAACAGCAGGGGATGGGGCCTTCCCAGAAAGGGGAAGTGGGCAAGGGGTGCCtagggagggcggggcctggccaAGCAGTCTGACTCAGGCTGGGCACGCCCTCCTGGGGAGCTTCGACCTGGACAGGGGCAGCTCCCTAACCTGGACTCAGAAGCCCAGGAGGCCCTGACCGCCCGCCCCCCGTGACTCACAAGCGCTGACACTGCCCACACCCTTGGCCTGCTCTCCGGGACCATGTCCAGTATCCTCTGACCTTACCCAGGGTGCCAGGGTAGAAGGTAGAAGCCAGAGGCCCGAGTTCCCTCCCGTACCAGCCCTGTGCTGTGCCACCCCAGCCAGCCCGTCTGCTCCGGGCCTCGCTGAGAGGGCTGGCCCAGGCAAGACCAGGAATATGGCAGCTACCTAAGGACCCCAAGGTCCCTTCCTGCCCCAGCAGCCCTTCCTCCTGGGAGCCTAAATTTAGCCTGGCGGGTAAGATCCCCTCAGCTGTGCCCTAATCCAGCCAAGGGAAGCTGACACCAGTGAACACATATATTTAGGGTGTGACGCAGGGGCCTAGGCAGCTGTGGAGAAGGAGATACCCCTGggtcctctggcagcccaggccAGGTCCCGCACCCCCAcatgtctcccccaccccactgccttgCCCTCTCCAGGCCTCCTCTTCCCCGACCCACAACCTCCCAGGCCCCTTTAAGCcactcccgcctccctcctcatCCCTCCCAGTGCTCAGTTTCCCCTTTTAAGGACATTGTGGAGATGAATCCAGCCTCCCAGAGCCCAGtccggctggggggggggcgggggattcTCTGGCTCAACaagtgggcaggggaggaggggacagcaTCCTTGTTCTGAGCTGAACTGAGGCCCATGAAGGCTTCTGCcccagcctggctgccggcagctccAGACTGGCCACCTTGAACCACCCCTCGGGCCCCAAACgtgaggcctcccttccccccagccctgAGCGCAGCTGAGGGAAGTGTGGGCGCAGACAGTCTCAGGCCGGAAGTCCTGACTCCACTCCCTCAAGGCTCgcacacccccaaccccaggggTCCCACAAGCGGCAAGGGCCCTTCTGAGCGTCTGTGCCTGGACAGCAGGGGCCAAGCCAGGGTGGGGGCCACTGTGGTCCTGGCGCCGGGACCGGGTTGCCTCGGCTCCAAAGGCTGGATGGGGTCCCAGCCGGGGTCCCGGGCCTCCGCCCACTCACCATTTCTTGGTGCACTCCACCACCAGCTCGTGGTAACAGGCCACGAACTGGAACTTGGCGGCCCGTTTGCCCACGCGCTGCAGGCGCTTCCACACCGAGGTCATGGCCCCGCCGCCCCGCTCCTCAGAGCCCCGGCTCCCGCTGGCCCGCGACCGCTGGCCCCGCCCCGGTCCCCATGGCTCCCGGCTCCTGGCCGCGCTGCCCGCCCCGTCGGTGCGGAGGTGCCTGAGGCTCGGCCCCGGGCCGCTGTCCGGGCTGCCGCCGGTGGGTCTGGCTGAGACGCCGGGGGCGGCCGGCCGGGGAGCGTCGGTCCCCGGAGCGCCGAGCGGAGAGCGCGCCGTTTCCTGGAGCCGCACCCCCGTCGGAAGGCGGGCGGGGCTCCGGCGGccgcgggcgcggggcggggcggggcgggacggcCGGGCTTCCGGGGCCTTTCACCCAGACCGAGAGGGGGAGGGCGGGTCTGCAGCGCCCGCTCGTTGCGCTCCGAGGCGGTGTGGACGCGCTGGCGGGGGAGAGGGTAGCCGCACCTCGGGGcgcctccctgcccgcccccggccccgcgggGTCCGTACCGGTGGCCCCATTTCACAGGcggggaaacagaggcccaggaaagggaggagacttgctcagggtcacagtGCGAGTCTGGACCAGAGCCAGCCGCACTCACACCgggtggcaggaggaggagctAGGGACGGCCTGGTGGCTCTACCTGCGGACGGCACCCATCTGCCCGCCGGTAGGAAGCTAGTCCCAGCAGCCAGCGGAGCTGGGGGTTCAGACCGCGCACACGTGTGTGGCCCGGCAGAGCGCGCCACTGAGCCCGGCTCCCACCTGTTACACAGGAGTCATTACAGTCCCGCCTTTCACAGTGACGGAGAGGATGAAACCTTGGGAAGTTGTGTTTGTACTTGGAAACCTTACAGTTTGAGGTTTCATGGCGTAGAATCCGTTATCACTAACGGGACTGCGTGTTGACGCTCCCTCCCCCCGGGGAGTCCGCCTTGGGTGTCAGCCACTGTTCACACCTAGATTAGAGCCCTCGCGGACCCGCCCGCCCGGTATGGTAATGAGCTGCAGGTGTCAGGCCGAGTTAGAGAACTGGCCCGGCAGCACATCAGCCTGTTCCCTCCCCGCCAGCGCCCGACCTCTGCCAGGTTGGTGAGCGGACAGAGCAGCCTGGTGCTTGATAAACTCCATTTACACAGGATGCCTCATCTGCCAGGAGTACCCGCCCAGTTGTCTCCAGGAGGCAAGAAACTGGGCTTGGGTCTGCGCAACCCCAAAGCCTAAGTGAGCGACTTCCTGGTCCTGTTCTCGCTTCTTGGTCCCAGTTGTGGGGtgatgcccagccggtgtggctcagtggttgagtgtcgacctatgaaccaagaggtcatggttcaattccccgtcagggcacatgcctgggttgtgggctcgattcccaatgtggggcatgcaagaggcaactgatcaatgtttctcatcattgatgtttctctctctctctctctcctcccttcctctctgaaaccagtcATATACATTTGAAGTTGGGGGGTGTTTGTGTGTGAATGAGGGAACGAGGACCCACCGTCCCCAAGTGTGCAGGCTCCTCTGGTGGGTTTGGATCCCAGTCCCAGCAGAgtggtcctccatttcctctgtAAGACTTTTTAACTTACAACCCTCAAGGTCCCAAGTGCTGTGGGGCCAGGCCAGACTGTCTGTATGAGACTGAGGAATGGGGGTGTCTGGGACCGTCTTATGCACCAAAGCCGGGGGCACTGACCCCCACCTCTCCTTCAAGGCTTGTTTGGCCTCTGGGAGAGTTGGGATGGCGACTTCACCCCCTTCTACCTCTGcagctccttcctcccacccacagGGCGCTCACTAGCTCCCAGGCCCTTCCCAGAAGTGCCTTCCCcgctctctcccccctccccctccgagGGGCCCCTTGGCCTGCGAGCTCTGGCCCACCCATTTCCTGTGCCGCCCCAACTCCGCCCGCCTCGACTCGCGGTGGAAAATTTCTCTCCTTCAGATGGGCggctccttctccttccttccaggcCGCCAGGAAGGCCCCGAGTGAGTGGGAAGGAGGCTGGGCTCCAGGCCTCCggccagagaggggaagtgagttGCCCGCAGACACACAACcgcggggccaggctgggccaaCTTGGAAAGCTCCCGGGTCGGTCCGGGGAGGATGCgcaccccgccgccgccgccttttCTCACTCGGTTCCGGCGCCACCTGCCGGCGGAGCACGGGGCCGCACTTGCCAGAAACGCCGCTCTTCCCGCCCCAGAACCAAGAGTCGGAACGCTGGGACGCTGAGAGGATTTATTGATCTATGCGCCCAGGAGGCTGGCCCCTCGACTTAAATATCCTGCGCAGAGTCTTGGCCCTCCCGGCTGCGGGCGGGTGCCAGACTGGGTCCTGGAGCCCTGGTCGAGGGCAGTGGAACCCAGGGACCGGAGGTGGGATGCCCCTGAGCCAGCAGCTGCCAACAGCAGCACAAGGTGAAGAGGAGATGGGAGTCAGATACGCATCCCAGTCCGAGATACCAAGGGAGAGAGGATGCGCTGGGCCCACGGACTGACTGAAGGTTGGCTAAGCCGAGGTGCGTACACGGAGAAGTGCAGGTCCAGCGCCAGGGCCAGCGGCTGTAGCCCAGGTGCCTGCCCAGAGCCAGGGAACCCGACGGGAGAGGAGGTTGGCAGCTGTGCCTCTAAGGGACCAGGCCTTCCCTCCTGTGGAGGTGGTGAGGGGGAAGCACACTACAGTCTGAGTACTTGCTGAGGGGTACGTTTCTGAGCCTTTTGCATGGGTACatgccccacctccccccagctCTTCAGAGGTTGATGTGGAAGGCATCTTGCAGCCACTGGTCACGGGCATTGTGCGTCTGGGgcacagtgaggggaggtgggtcTGGGGGCAGGCTGGCGTCAGGAGGTTCGTCGTCATCGGATAGGCCAGCATCAGGTGGGTAGGAGCTGTCTGAATGCAGGGAAGATGACAGGTCCTGGCACAGGCTCAAGTCTTGGCACAGGTGCTTGTAGTCCTGGATTGACTCGTACAGGCCCCACAGCTGGCACAGCAGGGACATGTCCAACTGCCGCAACCCCACCTGCAAAAGACTGAGGGTGGGCTGGGGTTGGGGTCCAGgccaccctcagcccagccgcAGCCCTAGCCATCTTCCCACACTTTCTCAGTCAAATGTCTGTGGACACAGACGCCACCTGCAAGCTGTGCATCTTTGGCAAGTCACTAACCCCTATCTCTAAGTTGATAaccttgcagcggttctcaacctgtgggtcacgacccctttggcggtcgaacgaccctttcagaggggtcgcccaagaccatcctgcatatcagatatttacattacgattcatcacagtagcaacatgacagttatgaagtagcaacgaaaataattttatggttgggtcacaacatgagggactgtatttaaagggccagaaggttgagaaccactgaagtagGATGGAGTGAAATGCAACAAGGAAAGCGTTTAAAAACACATGGAATTATTGGCATAAACGGTAACTGAAATTACTGTTGCCATATCCCTTCTGACCCAACCGGCTCCGGCACGTCCTCGGAGACCCAGGCCGCGCTGGTTCCGCCCTCTGCGCTCCACCCCACCTCGGGGCTCTCCTATTCGGCACAgcacccaccccctctcccacccaaaGCCCTGCCCGGGGCCCAGCTGCTCACCATCTCTTTGCGCAGCGCCGCTAGCGCCGAGTCGAGGTTGACAGGGCGTCGCGGGCCGGGGGGACCGGCGGCAGGTCCGGCGTGGGCAGCGCCCGTGGCGCCGCGGGGCCCTTCCGGGACGCGGGCCGCCCGGCTCAGCTCGTCGTGGATGCGGCTGCGCTGGCTGTAGACGCGCTCCAGCTCCCGCCACGAGCCCCCGCTGGCGTTCAGGAGCCCGCTGAGGCCGCGCGGCAGCGGCGGGAGTCCGGCCAGGGCGCAGCCCGTGCCGCCCGGCGCCTCGGCCGAAGGCAGCCCATTCATGGCCGGGCCGACGATGCCGACTCCTTCCCTCCAAAGCTCCGCTCGGGCTGCCGCCCTCGGGGCCCGCACCCCGGGGCCCCACCGGCCGAGCCCAGCCGCCGCCCGCAGGCCGCGCTTTGTTCCTACCCGGACGCCTCCgactccgccccgccccgccccctccgcatGGGCGGGGCCTCTCTTAAAGGGGCAACGGCAGCGGGCCCAAGttacctccccccaccaccccccacccaggcccgcGGAAAGCTGAGTAAAGGGAATGGGCGACAGAAGGGAGACAGAAAAAGTGGAGAGGGAAGAGACCGAAAGCGGCGGTCATGGTTCATTCACGGTTCTTTACGCTCCCCCAGCACTGTGTTGAATTATCCTGTCCAATTATAACTCCCAAGGAAAAGGATCTAAAAGCGGGGTCAGGAGGCTGGGGTAAATCCATACTTGGTCCCTAACGGGCAACCTGATGCCTTGTCAGTGTCTGAGTAcccgggctgggcagggaggcagcTACCAAGGGGACTGGACTCCCTAGCTCACCAAAGGGTGGAGAAGGAGCACTGGATGGCTCAGGAGGCCAGA is a genomic window of Myotis daubentonii chromosome 9, mMyoDau2.1, whole genome shotgun sequence containing:
- the FAM89B gene encoding leucine repeat adapter protein 25, with amino-acid sequence MNGLPSAEAPGGTGCALAGLPPLPRGLSGLLNASGGSWRELERVYSQRSRIHDELSRAARVPEGPRGATGAAHAGPAAGPPGPRRPVNLDSALAALRKEMVGLRQLDMSLLCQLWGLYESIQDYKHLCQDLSLCQDLSSSLHSDSSYPPDAGLSDDDEPPDASLPPDPPPLTVPQTHNARDQWLQDAFHINL